The Syntrophales bacterium sequence CTTCAATCGTGCTTCCCACACGGCGCAGAAGAATTGTTTTCATGAACCCGGAATTCAGCCCGGGTCTTCTGGCAAGAATGGAACAGAACTCCTCTGCAGCCTCATAGGCATCACTTAGAAACGGCGGCAGGGTAATCACCTCCTTGTCATCTTCGCCAAAAAGACGAACTTTTATAGTCTGCAGGTAAGGTTCGTTTGTCTGGGGGTTTATGGTGTTTTCCAGAAAATCCCGGGTCCGCCTAATTATATGGCGAATAAAAGGATTATGTTCCTGAAAGAAGATTTTAGAGAGACGCCTTACCCTTTGCTGGTCTGGTCTGGGGAGAACTTCAAATGCCTCCGGCGGCGACCATGTTTCAGACAAGGAAACCTTCAGGCCGCGGCGAATCAGCTCAAAGTCCTTGCTTTCGGATGATGGTGGCAGGGGATCCCGAATCCATTCCCAAAGCTCACTGATCACCTCAGGCGGGTTCACTGTTTCCAGAATGAGGGACAGACTTTCCAATGGCCTTGACAACCAGCGGCTGTAAAGGGAACCGAGGACAAATTCCTTGCCACTGTTCAGGGCGCCCAGGAGATCCCAAGCCTCGATGGGATCGAGCTGGACGGGCGTTGCCGTCGCCAATAGCAAGCTCCGGGTCCGAGGAGCGATCTCCATCAGAAACTGTAACAGGTTGTTGGGTTCTGCCTTTTCACCCCGGTGGGTGGGACCGAGGTTACTCCGTCTTGCTCGATGGGCCTCATCAAGAATGACACACTCGTATGAAAGCTCCTTCAACGTATTCACGCCCTCAGAGCCACGAATGATAAGACCCGTAGAAACAATACCAACTTTTCGCGGACACTTCCTTAAACCTGCCGCGCCAAGATCGGCATAGACGACACCCTGTTCATCAATCCATTGCTTGCCCGTCCAGCGCGCCGATGGCATGGCCAGCAGACTCCAGAGTTCCTCTTGCCACTGGATCATAAGGGGCCTTGGGACAAGGATGAGAATGGGTTTTTCGCCATATAGGGCCATGAGCTTTGCATCCAGGGCAAGTTGTACCGTTTTTCCCAGACCAACCTGATCGGCTAAGAGATATCTTGCACCACCGTTTTTGTGCGCATCAAAAGCCAGATTGATGAAGGATTTCTGGTGCGCCCAGAGGCCGTTTTCCCGGCGGTAGATGGGCAGTTCCACAATCGGTTCGGCGGGCTTAGCCTCTTCCTTCTTCCAGGCGTCGATATCGGGGACGACGACCCGGTGGATCAGCCGGGCCACGTCCTGCACGACCGCCTCCGCCAGGTCCACCGCCTGAGGGGAGGACCACAGGGCGTCGAATTCCTCCTGTACCCATCGGACGCCCTCTTCGCTCTCGTCCAGCCAGACCAACTCATAGTTGCTGACCCAGGCCGTCCGGGACTCATTGGCGCTGCCGATAAAGCAGACCCGCGATCCGTCCGTCCGGGTGATCACGCCGGCCTTGCCGTGGATCAGGCCGAAGGCCTCGTCGGGGAGGACCTTCACCTTGAGAAGACCGCTGCTGAGAAAATCGTGGAGTCGCTGGAGCCTGGCCTTCATGGGTGCGCCGATCTCGGCGGGGAGCGAAGCGCACCATTCGCGGTGCATCCCCCACTTGGCCGCCCGTGCGGTCTGAACGTCCAGGGGGTTAAGGCAGGAGTTGCAGACCACTCGAACGCAGGTCTCGCCGCCTTCCGACGTCATCCGTTCCAGGGCCTCGCCCGCCACCTCCAGGAGGGAGGAGCTGAAGAACCCGGCAATCCGATCGTAACGAAGGGCGCCCTGCAATTGGGTGGCCAGGAAATCCTTCAAGGGACTGCGGCGTGAGGAGTAGCGATGGATCATCCGTTGTCACCGTTCCAAAAGTCAGGTGGCGGAAACTGCCTATATCTACAATCTTTCACTCAGGGATAATAGTAGAGGTTAAATATTACCGATAGAAAGTCAGTGTTGCACTGAGGTGCATAGGCAGCCATGGGTTTTGAGTATACTATTCCTTCCCCGAAGTGCTCTCAGTATACATATGTCCTTTATCGGCGCTGTAGAATCTTGGGAATTTTCTCGACTGTGATATTGGAAAAGAAAACGGTAGAGCAATCACCGATTCTGTTAATAATATCCTCTGCCTGAAGCTGGCCGAGATGCCTGTTCCATATCGCCGCATTGTATTCAAAAAATTGATCCTTTGAGTATGAATTCTTGAATTCCTCAGCTGACATCAGTTTAACATTAATCGCTAAACCGAATTTTGCGGACTTAATTTCACCGATGCAAGGCGGCAAATCTTTGTCCATGGTGCATTGGTCAGTAACTATAATAAGTTCTGTCTGTCTATTTGGTTTATTAGTAAGATCTAGTAGAACCAACGGATATTCTTTAAGTTTAACATCATCGATGGCTTCTCGCTTGAACATTCCTGCATACTTTAGTTTGCGAAGCGAAATATTTAATAATTCGAACTCGTTTTGTGCTTTCTGAACCTCCTCAATTTCTTTGCTTCGTCGCTTCCAATACCGTGCCGCCGCGTCCAATACCACCGTTTCAAATAGAGTCTTGTATTTTTCATTCACATCTATTCCCACCGCTTTTCGACCCATGATCTGAGCCATAGCCAACACTGTGCCTGACCCAGCAAAAGGGTCCAAGACCACGTCATTTTCATTTGATGCGATTGAAATGATTTTTTCGACCAAACTGAAGGGGAAAGGGCAGAGGTGGTTCACGGTACCATTTCCCCAACCTCGCATTGGAGTTATATGATTCCAGATATTACTTGGGGCCTTTCCACGCGTGTTATACCGTTCCGGATATGAGAACCACCAGTTCCTCAAATCGTTGGTTTCCCTGATGCCGTCAATATTGAAGACAAACCGTTTCTTTGTGAGGAACAGTATATATTCAAATTCATTTTTGAAGCGGCCGTTTCCCACCCAGGGTAGGTTCTTCTCCTTGTTCAAGATTATTATATCCTTCAGCTTCCAAGTAGGACTATGTTTGCTTTTCAAACGCGAAAAAACATCAAAAGGCAACGTCTTGACTTCGCCGTTTCTCCTGAATGTATCTACGATTAACCACAATGTTGCATTTTCCGCTGAAATCTCATAGCATTGATGGATGATATCGGATATCGTATCTAAATATTCATCGTATGTCTGTCCTCGTCCGATCTGTAGGGTATTATCTTCATAGTTAAGAACATCATAATAGGGAGGTGAAGTTATGATGAGATTGGGCGCAGGAAGAGCACGCGCTTCCAAGATTGTTTTCAGGCATTTGGAATCACTCAGAAGATACTGAGGGATACTCATATAATCCCTTCATAGTACTGCGGATAGTACCTGTAAAACTGAATATAGTTCTGTATCTCTTCGGGCTTGAGTTCAATGGCTAAATGATCTGAAAATATACCGGTAAGGTATTGCTCCTTTTTTAGATCATCGAAGCATAACTTTTCCACTTCTTTTTTACATTCTTCCATTTTTAGCCCCAAATCCTTGATTATAGAATCCAAATATGACTTCTCTTTATAGGTAAGATTCGGGATTTTTATGCGTGTGACATTGTTCCTGTCGGTTGAGAGGAAGGGATGCAGGTCATTTAATCGCTCGTTCAAGCTCGAATCATCTGTAAATACCCCGCCGAGAGTATACATTGGGGCTCCGTCTTGATAAAGGTAGGAAAAAGTTTTAATAAATTTATTGGTATTACGCATGCAAGACTCTTCTATTTTATTGATGACAATATTTTGTAGAAGAAGATGATAATTGCTCTTAGAGGTGTATATGACCTTATTATATAGAGGCGAAATATCCCTATTGAATTTAGTAAGGAAAGAGCTACGTGCATCTTGGTCTTGTGGGGCCGTCGCATTTAATGTGAGGATAAAGAAGGCGTTTTTCCCTGAGTTCCTGCCGATCAGGTTTATATCAGGTGACAGCGCATGATTACCGGAAAGACCTTGTGTGTAATCGAGCCATATGATGGATTTTTTGGTCCAATCGTGGATTTCTGCAAGGTAGCGTGTTGAAAGCATGTTATGGAAAGTAATAAAGTCATAAGGTAGGTTAAACTTGAATCGGTTAACATCCTTTTTGTTTTCTATAGATACGAGATCATCTATCTTAAGAAATTTATGCATCAGAATGAAATCAAAGAAATAAAAAGATCCCATCCCGACGTATTGATAATTTGTTGATGGCCCCAAAATTCTAATTACTGTTTGCAGAATCTCTAAAATTATTTTTCTCTCTACCTGCTTGTTGGGCCGTAGGTAGTAATTGATCATTCCAGCATCGTTGCGTGCTCCCTCGATCATGGCTGTTTTATTTCCTCCATCTCAACGAAGTAATCAAATGTCCGCTCGCCAACCTCTTTGTTTGATGTTGCGCCAATACTCTTCTTGACGCGATCAACCAAATCTTTTGGTTTGGAATACTGTATCCTTGCAATGCTGGGAGACGACTCAATTTTTTGAGGTGCCTTAAATGTCTGAGGTGTGGTTAGTTCCACTACGCTCTTGATGCCCGGATTGAAAGCCGGGTCCTGTTGAGTTGCTACTTGTTCGATCTCTTCTTCGTTTGCGAATTCTTGGACGTGCTTGCCGTAGATATAATCAATTACAGGCCGTGCAGTCTTCACCATCTTATCCAGAACATAGTGATAAACAATGCTCTCCTCATTAAGGTCGCTCTTGCTTGTATTTAGTGGAAGCTTTGCTGGGTCCTCTGAGTCGAGGAATACCAATCCTCTGAAATTATTAAAAAGTGGGTGATATCTGGGCAACGTGGTTATATCTTCCTTGGTAGTGCCGATCCATCCTGTCGTTGCTGATGTATCATTCGCTAAGATTAATCGTCTATTGCAGAATATATTCCACCCGACCTGGTTTACAGCCTTTGACAGTTTGATTCCCTTACTTGGATCGATGAAACAGATTATTTTTATTCCGAGACCGTTGTATTGTTCAAGATGTACTTGCGGACTATACTCCTTATCATCTGGAACAATGAGAGGGTACTCCTCCACGTTCCCCCCATTAAGAGTAAAATCAAGGTTGTCTGCAATGAAGAGGCAATAAGTCCGTTTAAGTGTCTCCATCACATCATTGATGAAAGGCACTGAGTTGAATTTGTCTTGCACGTCGGGGGTGAGATCTAAAATCTGGATTTTTGTGTATGGAGGGTTACTATTGAGGCGTGATCCGTCGTAGGTATAAGGAATCGTCCAAGGCAGAGTGGAATCCTTTTTCCAATCAGTCACATTGAGAATCATTTCGCAATAGTCATGCCCGTCATCTGTCTGGATGGATATTTGGTTTCCCAATTTAAATATAGAGCGCTTAAGCCCAATACCATACATGCCAAGAGTGGCAAAACCTCGTTCCAAGGTACTCCCGAAAGTAAACACATTAGTTTCAAGAAAGTCTTTCCCAATCCCACCGCAGGTATCAAATATCAGAAAACTCTCATTGGAAAGCTTGATGTCGATAGCCCTGCGGTCTGTAATTCGGTGTCTCATATAGCTGTCAACAGAATTATCGATTAAATCCAGAATGCACGTCACTACTCTAACATCCTGTGTCAACGTATTAATGAAAAGATCTTTAAGCGGGGAAGCCTGTATAGTACCCGTATTCATAGCCACCTCCTGAGGAAAGTTTGATTATTCTGCACAGCCTGGTGCCAAGAAAGGGCAAGTGAAGCTGGTGTGCCAACAATTTTATAACACGCTTTTTTGGCATATTCATGTAACAGCTATGGTTTGTCAAGGTAAAAACTGGAGGTAAAATCTGATCTGATTAGTGCACTACCCAATACTGATTGTAATGTTGCACGGTAAAAGCAATGGCAAAAACAAGATTTCAGGAAGAAGCAAAAGCGCTCATTCACCAAAACCTTCAACAGACTGAAGCGGGAGGAATGGCGATGGATCATACGCCGTCTCCTTCCACAGCCCCCAGAAGGAGATGGGCCGCCTCGACATCCTTTTTCCAGTGTTCCATATTCACAGAGGGCTTATGGGAAAGATAGTTCAGCAAGGCGATCATTGTTTGACGACGGTCCCAGTAACTGGGAATCTCCTGCTTGAGATAATCCAACCCCGGGCGCGGATCATCCTCCTCGGCGGTCTTGTAAACGGCGAAGAGGACCTGCCGCAGGAGTGACCCGGCGAATCCCGTACCGGAGAGGTCGCGTCCCTTCAGTTCGCCGGGGGTCTTCAAACGTGTCTGGTTGGCGGCGCCGCTCCCCAGAAGACCACGGTAATCCCGGATGCCGAATCCCCGGGCGAATTCCTGGTAGACGCCGTCGCGGTACTCCCCATGGGCCTCTACTTCAATACCCTTCAGATAGAAACGCTCTTCCGGGCTGAGGCGTTTCCAGATGGCCGAATCCAGGCCATCGGGAACGAGAAAATCGGAGGCGATCTTGACGGCGCTTTTAATGAGATCCGCAAGGGGAGAAGATTCCCCTGGCCTGCGTACCCTTCTCAGT is a genomic window containing:
- a CDS encoding helicase-related protein, which codes for MIHRYSSRRSPLKDFLATQLQGALRYDRIAGFFSSSLLEVAGEALERMTSEGGETCVRVVCNSCLNPLDVQTARAAKWGMHREWCASLPAEIGAPMKARLQRLHDFLSSGLLKVKVLPDEAFGLIHGKAGVITRTDGSRVCFIGSANESRTAWVSNYELVWLDESEEGVRWVQEEFDALWSSPQAVDLAEAVVQDVARLIHRVVVPDIDAWKKEEAKPAEPIVELPIYRRENGLWAHQKSFINLAFDAHKNGGARYLLADQVGLGKTVQLALDAKLMALYGEKPILILVPRPLMIQWQEELWSLLAMPSARWTGKQWIDEQGVVYADLGAAGLRKCPRKVGIVSTGLIIRGSEGVNTLKELSYECVILDEAHRARRSNLGPTHRGEKAEPNNLLQFLMEIAPRTRSLLLATATPVQLDPIEAWDLLGALNSGKEFVLGSLYSRWLSRPLESLSLILETVNPPEVISELWEWIRDPLPPSSESKDFELIRRGLKVSLSETWSPPEAFEVLPRPDQQRVRRLSKIFFQEHNPFIRHIIRRTRDFLENTINPQTNEPYLQTIKVRLFGEDDKEVITLPPFLSDAYEAAEEFCSILARRPGLNSGFMKTILLRRVGSTIEAGRLTAIKMLGPPLERDQDDEEGEDERDETLSSLYPLTKEERFALTRFLKILDENRDEDPKLRQVETILSSGVPVTGGWLSFGCIIFSQYYGSVFWLGQRLSKRLPGETIAIYANISGSGIIQNGVFQRINRDEIKRRISAGELRLVIGTDAASEGLNLQRLGSLINLDLPWNPTRLEQRKGRIQRIGQVRPEVLIYNMRYKGSVEDRVHQLLSERLANIRNMFGQIPDTLEDVWVWAALREEELAKQVIDEVPRRHPFEMKYDRIENVEWESCSRVLDSLSQIDLLQKGW
- a CDS encoding site-specific DNA-methyltransferase, with amino-acid sequence MEARALPAPNLIITSPPYYDVLNYEDNTLQIGRGQTYDEYLDTISDIIHQCYEISAENATLWLIVDTFRRNGEVKTLPFDVFSRLKSKHSPTWKLKDIIILNKEKNLPWVGNGRFKNEFEYILFLTKKRFVFNIDGIRETNDLRNWWFSYPERYNTRGKAPSNIWNHITPMRGWGNGTVNHLCPFPFSLVEKIISIASNENDVVLDPFAGSGTVLAMAQIMGRKAVGIDVNEKYKTLFETVVLDAAARYWKRRSKEIEEVQKAQNEFELLNISLRKLKYAGMFKREAIDDVKLKEYPLVLLDLTNKPNRQTELIIVTDQCTMDKDLPPCIGEIKSAKFGLAINVKLMSAEEFKNSYSKDQFFEYNAAIWNRHLGQLQAEDIINRIGDCSTVFFSNITVEKIPKILQRR
- a CDS encoding ATP-binding protein → MNTGTIQASPLKDLFINTLTQDVRVVTCILDLIDNSVDSYMRHRITDRRAIDIKLSNESFLIFDTCGGIGKDFLETNVFTFGSTLERGFATLGMYGIGLKRSIFKLGNQISIQTDDGHDYCEMILNVTDWKKDSTLPWTIPYTYDGSRLNSNPPYTKIQILDLTPDVQDKFNSVPFINDVMETLKRTYCLFIADNLDFTLNGGNVEEYPLIVPDDKEYSPQVHLEQYNGLGIKIICFIDPSKGIKLSKAVNQVGWNIFCNRRLILANDTSATTGWIGTTKEDITTLPRYHPLFNNFRGLVFLDSEDPAKLPLNTSKSDLNEESIVYHYVLDKMVKTARPVIDYIYGKHVQEFANEEEIEQVATQQDPAFNPGIKSVVELTTPQTFKAPQKIESSPSIARIQYSKPKDLVDRVKKSIGATSNKEVGERTFDYFVEMEEIKQP